In one window of Sinorhizobium chiapasense DNA:
- a CDS encoding low affinity iron permease family protein translates to MSQKTNAFTKFSTAVAEYSGRPVAFALAVAAIVLWGITGPLFGFSETWQLVVNTGTTIVTFLMVFVLQNSQVREGTAIQAKLDELILTSSAENEYVGIEELDEQELKRITEILKEHAQSEDDRALHEKISRAAERQPTGGQ, encoded by the coding sequence ATGTCCCAAAAGACCAATGCCTTTACCAAGTTCTCGACGGCTGTTGCCGAGTATTCCGGGCGGCCTGTCGCATTCGCACTAGCCGTGGCCGCGATCGTCCTCTGGGGCATCACGGGGCCGCTATTCGGCTTTTCCGAGACATGGCAACTGGTGGTGAACACCGGCACCACGATCGTGACCTTCCTCATGGTTTTCGTTCTCCAAAACTCCCAGGTCCGCGAGGGCACAGCGATCCAGGCGAAGCTCGACGAGCTCATCCTGACGAGTTCGGCCGAGAACGAATATGTCGGCATCGAGGAGCTTGATGAGCAAGAACTCAAGCGCATCACCGAGATTCTGAAGGAACATGCCCAAAGTGAGGATGATCGCGCGCTGCACGAGAAGATATCGCGAGCAGCCGAGCGGCAGCCAACGGGAGGACAGTAA
- a CDS encoding sugar phosphate isomerase/epimerase family protein — MSTFEPGLCTVTFRSLPADGIVELAVEAGLAAIEWAGDAHVPPGDEPVARDVGRLSEKAGMATSYGSYVAPPTDDLSVFRRALESTIALGASNIRIWPGTRQRDSKDYSTGERHAAAAAIRDMGAEAARHGVTVSLEYHPQSLTDATDSAHSLIDAIAHDNVYLYWQPRPGLPLGDALAEVAQIGQHVSHLHVFAWDAGRNRFPLKSASDYWRAVLTAMPASRWTGRRFAMLEFVANDDPAAFLEDAETLRQIVKG, encoded by the coding sequence ATGAGCACGTTCGAACCCGGGCTCTGCACGGTCACGTTCCGCAGCCTGCCTGCGGACGGGATCGTGGAACTCGCGGTGGAAGCGGGGCTTGCGGCGATCGAATGGGCGGGCGACGCCCATGTCCCTCCGGGGGACGAGCCGGTCGCCAGGGACGTCGGGCGTCTGTCGGAAAAGGCGGGCATGGCAACGTCCTATGGTTCCTACGTTGCGCCGCCCACCGATGACCTATCCGTCTTCCGGCGCGCTCTCGAAAGTACGATCGCGCTTGGAGCCTCGAATATCCGCATCTGGCCCGGCACCCGCCAGCGCGATTCCAAAGACTACAGTACCGGTGAACGACACGCCGCAGCGGCTGCAATCCGCGACATGGGTGCGGAAGCGGCGCGGCATGGGGTCACCGTGTCGTTGGAGTATCACCCGCAGTCTTTGACGGATGCGACGGATTCGGCCCACAGCCTGATCGATGCGATCGCGCACGACAACGTCTATCTCTATTGGCAGCCGCGGCCCGGGCTTCCGCTTGGCGATGCTCTGGCCGAGGTCGCTCAAATTGGCCAGCATGTCTCCCATCTTCACGTCTTCGCCTGGGATGCCGGCCGCAACCGCTTTCCCCTGAAGTCGGCGTCGGATTACTGGCGGGCAGTTCTCACCGCCATGCCTGCATCACGCTGGACCGGGCGACGCTTTGCCATGTTGGAATTCGTGGCAAATGACGATCCTGCGGCATTTCTGGAAGATGCCGAAACGCTCAGACAAATCGTCAAAGGTTGA
- a CDS encoding hydroxyacid dehydrogenase, protein MTRPAIAFAMQPERTRYVLTPELLTRFDSLGRVLDQHPMTDFGDTRANRLLAETEILVTGWGAPLFDRAALAAAPHLRLIVHAAGTVKGLIDDCVFDAGVAVSHAAEANAVPVAEFTLAAIIFAGKQVFRFRDFYASDRDRTRTYLLQGQPIGNYRRTIGIVGASRIGRRVIELLRPFDYQVLLYDPLVGRDAASALDVEKVDLDTLMAHADIVSLHAPSLPETRHMIDARQLSLMKDGATLINTARGALVNEAALIERLKTGTINAVIDVTHPEVPERDSPLYDLPNVFLTPHIAGAVGLERTRLGEMAADEITRFIEGKPLRYEILKRDLERIA, encoded by the coding sequence ATGACGCGCCCCGCCATTGCCTTTGCGATGCAGCCAGAAAGGACGCGGTACGTCCTCACACCGGAGCTTCTAACCAGGTTCGACAGTCTCGGGCGTGTTCTGGATCAACATCCGATGACAGATTTCGGCGACACCCGGGCAAATCGGCTGCTGGCTGAAACGGAAATCCTGGTCACCGGCTGGGGTGCCCCGCTGTTCGACAGGGCAGCGCTCGCGGCGGCACCGCACCTCCGCCTCATCGTGCACGCGGCCGGGACGGTCAAGGGACTGATCGACGATTGCGTTTTCGACGCAGGAGTGGCTGTCAGCCATGCGGCCGAAGCCAATGCCGTGCCGGTCGCCGAGTTCACGCTTGCCGCGATCATTTTTGCCGGCAAGCAGGTGTTTCGCTTCCGCGATTTCTATGCCTCCGACCGGGACCGCACCCGCACCTATCTCCTGCAGGGGCAGCCGATTGGAAACTATCGCCGCACAATCGGGATTGTCGGCGCCTCTCGCATCGGCAGACGGGTGATCGAGCTTCTTCGTCCCTTCGACTATCAGGTACTGCTCTATGACCCGCTGGTCGGGCGGGATGCCGCTTCCGCCCTCGACGTCGAGAAGGTCGATCTCGATACGCTGATGGCCCACGCGGACATCGTATCGCTGCACGCGCCGTCTCTGCCCGAGACCCGGCACATGATCGACGCGCGGCAGCTGTCTCTCATGAAGGATGGCGCAACGCTGATCAACACGGCTCGGGGTGCGCTCGTCAACGAAGCCGCGCTTATCGAGAGGCTGAAGACCGGCACGATCAACGCCGTCATCGACGTCACCCATCCCGAGGTGCCGGAAAGAGACTCTCCCCTCTATGACCTCCCGAACGTCTTCCTGACCCCGCACATTGCCGGGGCCGTCGGCCTCGAGCGGACGCGTCTCGGAGAGATGGCGGCCGATGAGATCACCCGGTTCATCGAAGGCAAGCCGCTGCGTTACGAGATTCTCAAGCGTGACCTGGAGCGCATCGCATGA
- a CDS encoding DUF2264 domain-containing protein, with translation MTYDPASANPLGPNPLATRSDMQRALIDLFNPLLPYFSEGNARVRLDDAAAHFDRAAADLEGFARPLWGIAPFSAGGGHFAHWDRYSDGIANGTDPNHPEYWGAVNGRDQRMVELAALGFALALVPEKLWDPLSSRAKDNLVAYLIHARQFDYADNNWKFFRIFVDIALDRLGIEYDRSLTRQYLTELEGFYIADGWYRDGDVRRIDHYISFAMHFYALIYSRFVDDDYAKRYRERAIAFAQDFRHWFGQDGATLPFGRSLTYRFACAGFWSALAFADLEALPWGEIKGLCLRHLRWWTDKPITHRDGVLSIGYGYPNLLMSENYNSAGSPYWAFKAFLPLAVGEDHPFWTTPETPPAPLDETVPLRHPGMVMMPCKGDVVALSSGQENRQMRFGSEKYAKFAYSTRYGFSVESDERAFTGGAFDSMLAFSDDGIHYRVRESNDEVRLTGNVLFSRWSPWPDVVVETWLLPSAPWHVRVHRIATPRGLEAAEGGFAIARRDFEADTLSSAPGAAHVIGAEDFSGICDLGSTVAREGLAQKAPPNTNLIAAKTLVPQLRATIAAGETILRSAVLAVRDTSAVSGEWTRPPASPDIDALRVLAMQGESVSAMDAPGRMP, from the coding sequence ATGACCTATGATCCTGCCAGTGCCAATCCGCTTGGCCCCAATCCGCTGGCAACGCGCAGTGACATGCAGCGCGCCCTGATCGACCTCTTCAACCCGCTGCTGCCATATTTTTCCGAAGGGAACGCCCGCGTTCGCCTCGACGACGCCGCCGCTCATTTCGACCGCGCCGCCGCTGATCTCGAAGGTTTCGCAAGGCCGCTTTGGGGGATCGCACCGTTCAGCGCCGGCGGCGGCCACTTCGCCCACTGGGACCGTTATTCGGACGGCATCGCCAACGGTACCGACCCGAACCATCCGGAATACTGGGGCGCGGTCAATGGTCGCGACCAGCGCATGGTCGAACTCGCCGCGCTGGGTTTTGCTCTTGCCCTGGTACCGGAAAAGCTGTGGGATCCGCTGAGCTCGCGGGCGAAAGACAACCTCGTCGCCTATCTCATCCATGCCCGCCAGTTCGACTATGCCGACAACAACTGGAAGTTCTTCCGCATATTCGTCGACATCGCGCTCGATCGCCTCGGCATCGAATACGACCGCAGCCTGACCAGGCAGTATCTCACCGAACTCGAAGGCTTCTACATTGCGGATGGCTGGTATCGCGATGGCGATGTCCGGCGCATCGACCACTACATCTCCTTTGCCATGCACTTCTACGCGCTGATCTATTCGCGGTTCGTCGACGACGACTATGCCAAGCGCTACCGCGAGCGGGCCATCGCCTTTGCGCAGGATTTCCGCCACTGGTTCGGGCAGGACGGCGCAACCCTCCCCTTCGGCCGCAGCCTCACCTACCGTTTCGCCTGCGCGGGCTTCTGGTCCGCGCTCGCCTTTGCCGATCTCGAGGCGCTGCCCTGGGGCGAGATCAAGGGACTTTGTCTGCGCCACCTCAGATGGTGGACGGACAAGCCGATAACCCACCGCGACGGCGTGCTGTCGATCGGCTACGGCTATCCGAACCTCCTGATGTCGGAAAACTACAATTCGGCGGGTTCGCCCTATTGGGCGTTCAAGGCCTTCCTGCCGCTCGCAGTTGGCGAAGACCACCCGTTCTGGACGACCCCGGAAACGCCTCCGGCGCCGCTCGACGAAACCGTCCCCCTTCGGCATCCGGGCATGGTGATGATGCCTTGCAAGGGCGACGTGGTGGCACTTTCCTCGGGCCAGGAAAACCGGCAGATGCGCTTCGGCTCGGAGAAATATGCAAAATTCGCCTATTCGACGCGCTACGGCTTCAGCGTCGAGAGCGACGAACGGGCTTTTACCGGCGGCGCCTTCGATTCCATGCTCGCTTTCAGCGACGACGGGATTCACTACCGGGTGCGCGAGAGCAATGACGAGGTCCGTCTGACCGGCAATGTGCTCTTTTCCAGATGGTCGCCCTGGCCGGACGTCGTGGTCGAAACCTGGCTGCTGCCGTCGGCGCCCTGGCATGTGCGGGTGCATCGGATCGCGACACCGAGGGGCCTCGAAGCAGCTGAGGGCGGCTTCGCCATCGCCCGACGAGACTTCGAGGCCGACACGCTTTCCTCGGCACCCGGCGCGGCTCATGTGATTGGCGCGGAGGATTTCAGCGGGATCTGTGATCTGGGCTCGACTGTCGCGCGCGAGGGTCTCGCTCAGAAGGCTCCGCCAAACACCAACCTGATCGCCGCGAAGACGCTGGTGCCACAGCTGCGTGCCACCATAGCGGCCGGCGAGACCATTCTGCGCAGTGCCGTTTTGGCCGTTCGCGACACCTCCGCCGTTTCAGGTGAGTGGACGAGACCGCCTGCCTCCCCGGACATTGACGCGTTGCGTGTCCTGGCGATGCAAGGCGAGAGCGTGAGCGCAATGGACGCACCGGGACGAATGCCATGA
- a CDS encoding LacI family DNA-binding transcriptional regulator yields MNDAPTRRFRQSDIAARAGVSVSTVSRVLANEPGISEDVRQQILKVANDLGYPLKAGAKTTPGTLALIASNGVTGVLSIFYEGIVEGLRSEAALQGIPFDIRLISEAKATPETVRNLMESVGAQGLFLVGIDPGDALGAWLIESRTPVILVNGTSPQLRFDGVSPSNFFGAYAATQRLIDAGHRRILHLTGSHRQTIRERIRGFETAVASVGGEARVIRLPFETNASVEAHAATLAALKEHPGFSAAFCMNDFVAVGVLEAVTEIGLKVPRDFAIVGFDDLPCAEMASPRLATMRVDRVALGREAIGMMHYRFRHPEAPARHVSHAVIPVHGGTLDEGQRS; encoded by the coding sequence ATGAATGACGCACCCACAAGACGATTCCGCCAATCCGACATCGCCGCCCGTGCCGGGGTTTCCGTTTCCACCGTCTCGCGCGTTCTTGCGAACGAACCCGGTATTAGCGAAGACGTCCGCCAACAGATTCTGAAGGTCGCCAATGATCTCGGCTATCCGCTGAAGGCCGGCGCGAAGACGACCCCCGGGACCTTGGCACTGATTGCGAGCAACGGCGTCACGGGGGTTCTGAGCATTTTCTACGAGGGAATTGTCGAGGGCTTGCGCTCCGAGGCAGCCCTGCAGGGCATCCCCTTCGACATCCGCCTCATCAGCGAGGCGAAGGCGACGCCCGAGACAGTCCGGAATCTGATGGAGTCCGTCGGCGCGCAAGGGCTGTTTCTGGTCGGCATCGACCCCGGTGACGCGCTCGGCGCGTGGCTGATCGAAAGCCGCACGCCCGTGATACTCGTCAACGGCACAAGCCCTCAACTGCGCTTCGACGGAGTCTCGCCGTCGAACTTCTTCGGCGCCTACGCCGCGACGCAGCGGCTCATCGACGCCGGCCACCGCCGCATCCTCCACCTGACCGGATCACATCGGCAGACGATCCGCGAACGCATACGCGGCTTCGAAACGGCAGTCGCTTCGGTTGGAGGCGAGGCGCGCGTGATCCGCTTGCCGTTCGAGACCAATGCGAGCGTCGAGGCGCATGCGGCGACACTCGCCGCACTCAAGGAGCACCCCGGCTTCTCGGCCGCCTTTTGCATGAACGACTTTGTCGCCGTAGGCGTCCTCGAAGCGGTGACCGAGATCGGCCTCAAGGTACCCAGGGATTTCGCCATCGTCGGCTTCGATGACCTGCCCTGCGCCGAGATGGCCAGTCCACGGCTCGCGACGATGCGCGTCGATCGCGTGGCCCTCGGCCGCGAGGCGATCGGCATGATGCATTACCGCTTCCGTCACCCGGAAGCTCCCGCCCGGCACGTGTCTCACGCCGTCATCCCGGTCCATGGCGGCACGCTTGACGAAGGACAGCGCTCATGA
- a CDS encoding ABC transporter substrate-binding protein: protein MRLNRRTFMLGAAGATAGIALGPGGLRPTFAAEDVHLRAMWWGSNDRSKRTLSVAKLFQEKNPGIAVVGESLSGDGYWTKLATQMAGRSIADVFQLEPNTISDYSKRGACLALDPFIASVLDVKGFGEDVLKLTTVDGKLWGIGLGLNSFALFYDADAFAKAGITPPGLDTTWSEYADIAIEMAKATGKGGGPYAARYTYVFDAWLRQRGSSLFNESGLGFGVEEAKEWYAYWEDLRKRGGTVGADIQTLDQNTIDTNCLALGYSAIGMAYSNQMIGYQLIMKSKLGIGMLPRGEKGGPSGHYYRPALIWSVGATTEHGEEAARFISFFVNDVEAGKILGVERGVPMSPTVREAILPQLNPTEAETVKYINALKDQVGSYPPPAPLGATEFDHRVFRPIADELAFERISIADAAERLVSEGKSTVRAG, encoded by the coding sequence ATGCGACTCAATCGGCGCACATTCATGCTCGGCGCAGCAGGTGCGACTGCTGGCATTGCACTCGGCCCCGGTGGCCTGCGGCCGACCTTTGCGGCAGAAGATGTACATCTGCGCGCCATGTGGTGGGGCTCCAACGATCGCTCGAAGCGAACATTGAGCGTTGCCAAGCTCTTCCAGGAGAAGAATCCCGGCATCGCCGTTGTCGGCGAGAGCCTCAGCGGTGACGGCTACTGGACAAAGCTCGCGACGCAGATGGCCGGTCGCTCCATCGCCGACGTCTTCCAGCTCGAGCCCAATACGATTTCGGACTACTCGAAACGCGGCGCCTGCCTCGCCCTCGATCCATTCATCGCTTCGGTGCTGGATGTGAAAGGTTTCGGCGAGGACGTGCTGAAACTGACCACCGTGGACGGCAAGCTCTGGGGTATTGGCCTCGGCCTCAACTCCTTCGCACTGTTTTACGATGCCGATGCCTTCGCAAAGGCGGGCATCACCCCTCCGGGGCTTGACACGACCTGGTCGGAATACGCCGACATCGCGATCGAGATGGCGAAGGCCACCGGCAAGGGCGGTGGGCCGTATGCAGCTCGCTACACCTATGTCTTCGACGCCTGGCTCAGGCAACGCGGCAGCAGTCTTTTCAATGAAAGCGGATTAGGCTTTGGCGTCGAAGAGGCCAAGGAGTGGTATGCCTACTGGGAGGACCTGCGCAAGCGAGGCGGTACCGTGGGAGCCGACATCCAGACGCTCGACCAGAATACGATCGACACCAACTGCCTGGCGCTCGGCTATTCGGCGATCGGCATGGCCTATTCGAACCAGATGATCGGCTATCAGCTCATCATGAAGAGCAAGCTTGGCATCGGCATGCTGCCGCGAGGCGAGAAGGGCGGCCCCTCCGGCCACTATTATCGCCCTGCGCTGATCTGGAGCGTCGGCGCCACCACCGAACATGGCGAGGAAGCCGCCAGGTTCATCAGTTTCTTCGTCAACGACGTGGAGGCCGGCAAGATCCTCGGGGTCGAGCGCGGTGTGCCGATGTCGCCGACAGTTCGCGAAGCAATACTGCCACAGCTCAACCCGACGGAAGCGGAAACGGTGAAATACATCAACGCGCTGAAGGACCAGGTCGGCAGCTATCCGCCCCCGGCACCGCTTGGAGCAACCGAGTTCGACCATCGCGTCTTTCGCCCGATTGCCGACGAGCTCGCCTTTGAGCGCATATCGATCGCGGATGCCGCCGAGCGTTTGGTCAGCGAGGGAAAATCGACCGTTCGGGCCGGCTGA
- a CDS encoding NAD-dependent epimerase/dehydratase family protein: protein MTTRLLVTGAGGALGRHVRHGLKGCAKVLRLSDIAALAPAEDGEEVVRCDLADRQAVGDLTRDCDTILHLGAISVEADFDGLLQANILGTYNLYEAARKAGVRRIIFASTNHVTGFHRIGETLDHTSPRRPDSLYGVSKCFGEDLARLHFDKYGMETACLRIGSCFPEPKDRRMLSTWLSPRDFLSLVRSLLEAPAIGYLVLYGASANRDAWWSNAHADFLGWQPMDSSEPFRQAIERREHGPVEVSKYQGGRLATVKTQTGD from the coding sequence ATGACGACGCGGCTGCTGGTGACGGGAGCGGGAGGTGCCTTGGGTCGCCATGTCCGGCACGGCTTGAAAGGTTGTGCAAAGGTCCTGCGCCTCTCGGATATTGCCGCTCTTGCCCCGGCCGAGGACGGCGAGGAAGTGGTCCGGTGCGACCTCGCCGACCGGCAGGCCGTCGGTGATCTCACACGCGACTGCGATACGATCCTGCACCTTGGCGCGATCTCCGTCGAGGCCGACTTCGACGGACTGCTTCAGGCCAACATCCTCGGCACCTACAATCTTTACGAGGCGGCGCGAAAAGCGGGGGTCAGGCGTATCATCTTCGCGAGCACCAACCATGTGACCGGATTTCATCGCATCGGCGAGACGCTCGACCACACCTCGCCGCGTCGGCCGGACAGTCTTTACGGTGTCAGCAAGTGCTTCGGCGAGGACCTCGCCCGGCTCCACTTCGACAAATACGGCATGGAAACAGCCTGTCTCAGAATAGGCAGTTGCTTCCCGGAGCCGAAGGACCGGCGCATGCTTTCCACCTGGCTGAGCCCGCGTGATTTCCTGTCGCTGGTGCGCAGTCTTCTCGAGGCTCCGGCCATCGGCTATCTGGTGCTGTACGGCGCCTCGGCGAACCGGGATGCCTGGTGGTCGAACGCGCACGCCGATTTCCTCGGCTGGCAGCCGATGGACAGCAGCGAGCCTTTTCGCCAGGCAATCGAGCGGCGCGAGCATGGACCCGTGGAAGTCAGCAAGTACCAGGGCGGCCGCCTCGCGACGGTCAAGACCCAGACCGGGGATTAG
- the araD gene encoding L-arabinonate dehydratase, producing the protein MTRRKKPEEFRSFRWFGVKDLRSFGHRSRLYQMGYDNAEIAGKPVVAIINTWSDINPCHAHLRTRAEEVKRGVWQAGGFPIELPAMSLAETYVKPTTMLYRNFLAMEVEELIRSHPVDGVVLLAGCDKTTPATIMGAIQVDLPTIFVPAGPMLRGNYRGQALGSGSDVWKYWAEKEAGRITEHEWGVMERGIARSFGTCMTMGTASTMTALADTLGLSLPGASAIPAADAGHSRMAALSGARIVEMVFEDLKPSDILSAKAFENALTVHMAMAGSTNAMIHLIAMARRCGVELTLDDFDRMSEKVPVLCNIRPTGEFLMEDFYYAGGLPALWKQLEPLLHLEERNVIGSIGEAIRDVEVHLPDVIRPLDNPVAARGGTAILKGNLAPQGCVMKPAAADPSLLKHRGPALVFDDYDAMMKAVNDEELDVTADTVLVLRNAGPVGGPGMPEWGMLPIPKKLLKQGVRDMVRISDARMSGTSYGACVLHVAPESYVGGPLAAVRNGDIITLDVAERALTLEVDAKEIEHRLSEWRPPERDYSRGFLKMHAEHIQQAPEGCDFTFLQSPHRLPEPDIH; encoded by the coding sequence ATGACGAGACGCAAGAAACCGGAGGAATTTCGAAGCTTTCGCTGGTTCGGCGTCAAGGACCTGCGCTCGTTCGGCCACAGGTCCCGGCTTTACCAGATGGGCTATGACAATGCGGAAATCGCCGGCAAGCCGGTCGTCGCGATCATCAACACCTGGAGCGACATCAATCCGTGCCATGCGCATCTGCGCACCCGCGCCGAAGAGGTGAAACGCGGGGTTTGGCAGGCCGGCGGCTTTCCGATCGAGCTGCCGGCGATGTCGCTGGCGGAAACCTACGTCAAGCCGACGACGATGCTTTACCGCAACTTCCTCGCGATGGAGGTGGAGGAACTTATCCGCTCGCACCCGGTCGACGGCGTCGTGCTGCTTGCCGGTTGCGACAAGACCACGCCGGCGACGATCATGGGCGCGATCCAGGTCGATCTTCCGACGATCTTCGTGCCGGCGGGGCCGATGCTGCGCGGCAATTACCGCGGCCAGGCTTTGGGTTCGGGCTCCGATGTCTGGAAATACTGGGCGGAGAAAGAGGCAGGACGGATCACCGAGCACGAATGGGGCGTCATGGAGCGCGGCATCGCCCGTTCCTTCGGCACCTGCATGACCATGGGCACCGCCTCGACGATGACGGCGCTTGCCGACACGCTTGGTCTGTCACTGCCAGGTGCCTCGGCCATTCCGGCCGCCGACGCCGGCCATTCGCGCATGGCAGCGCTTTCCGGTGCGCGCATCGTCGAGATGGTCTTCGAGGACCTGAAGCCTTCGGACATCCTGTCAGCAAAGGCGTTTGAAAACGCATTGACAGTGCATATGGCGATGGCCGGCTCAACCAATGCGATGATTCATCTGATCGCCATGGCGCGGCGATGCGGCGTCGAGCTGACCTTGGACGATTTCGATCGCATGTCGGAAAAGGTGCCGGTCCTCTGCAACATCCGCCCGACCGGCGAATTCCTGATGGAGGACTTTTATTATGCCGGCGGGCTGCCGGCGTTGTGGAAGCAACTGGAGCCCTTGCTGCATCTCGAAGAGCGCAACGTCATCGGCAGCATCGGCGAGGCGATCCGCGATGTCGAGGTTCATCTGCCGGACGTGATCCGACCGCTCGATAACCCCGTTGCCGCGCGCGGCGGCACGGCGATCCTGAAAGGAAACCTCGCGCCGCAGGGCTGCGTCATGAAGCCTGCCGCGGCCGACCCTTCCCTTCTCAAGCATCGCGGGCCTGCCCTCGTCTTCGACGATTACGACGCGATGATGAAGGCGGTGAACGACGAGGAACTCGATGTTACCGCCGACACGGTCCTCGTCCTGCGCAACGCCGGTCCCGTCGGCGGGCCGGGCATGCCGGAATGGGGAATGCTGCCCATCCCGAAAAAGCTGTTGAAGCAAGGCGTGCGCGACATGGTGCGCATTTCGGACGCCCGCATGAGCGGCACGAGCTACGGCGCCTGCGTCCTGCACGTCGCGCCGGAGTCCTACGTCGGCGGGCCGCTGGCGGCGGTTCGCAATGGCGACATCATCACCCTCGATGTCGCCGAGCGCGCGCTCACGCTGGAGGTCGATGCAAAAGAAATCGAGCACCGGCTTTCCGAGTGGCGACCGCCGGAGCGCGATTATTCGAGAGGCTTTCTGAAGATGCATGCAGAGCATATCCAGCAGGCCCCTGAAGGCTGCGACTTCACCTTCCTGCAATCGCCCCATAGGCTGCCCGAACCGGACATTCATTGA
- a CDS encoding FadR/GntR family transcriptional regulator gives MNDVMLKLKPARRERLADVLYGQILEQIASGQMAEGAKLPSEARICRDFQVSRPVVREALMRLQADGLVVSRQGIGTFVKSRPSNKLTDFAASAEIASYLKAFEPRLALETECAGLAAMRRTKAQLNQIGEALAALEGAFARGETGWEEDFAFHLAVAAAAGNELFPRLLEELGDILRGSMRMALSLTRQGSEDRRRRVLEEHRKIFTAISGQNRELARLYMRYHLTESRARITGSHSDQ, from the coding sequence TTGAACGACGTGATGTTGAAACTGAAACCGGCGCGGCGAGAGCGGCTCGCCGATGTTCTCTACGGCCAGATCCTTGAGCAGATCGCGAGCGGCCAGATGGCCGAGGGGGCGAAATTGCCGTCGGAAGCCCGGATCTGCCGCGACTTCCAGGTTTCGAGGCCGGTCGTTCGCGAGGCGCTGATGCGGCTGCAGGCGGACGGCCTGGTGGTTTCGCGGCAGGGCATCGGCACCTTCGTCAAGTCGCGCCCGTCCAACAAGCTGACCGATTTTGCGGCGTCGGCGGAGATCGCCAGCTATCTCAAGGCCTTCGAACCGCGGCTCGCGCTCGAGACGGAGTGCGCGGGACTGGCCGCGATGCGCCGAACCAAGGCTCAGCTCAACCAGATCGGAGAAGCGCTGGCGGCGCTGGAAGGCGCCTTTGCCCGTGGCGAGACCGGATGGGAAGAGGACTTCGCCTTCCATCTTGCCGTTGCCGCGGCCGCGGGCAATGAGCTTTTCCCGCGCCTCCTGGAAGAGCTTGGCGATATTCTGCGCGGCTCGATGCGCATGGCGCTCAGCCTGACGCGCCAGGGTTCGGAGGACCGGCGGCGCCGCGTTCTCGAAGAGCACCGCAAGATATTCACCGCGATTTCCGGCCAGAATCGCGAGCTCGCACGTCTTTACATGCGCTACCACCTGACGGAATCGCGGGCCCGCATCACCGGATCCCATAGCGACCAGTGA